A part of Schistosoma mansoni strain Puerto Rico chromosome W, complete genome genomic DNA contains:
- a CDS encoding putative leucine rich repeat-containing codes for MKRNSDASTELNLENLKELASTYADCLQNKPTPASSFISKIMRMEYELDKNDDILFAIYLKLCGNNHHLDAIQLTSVDLPPLCMALSLKPCITMLDLRYNFIKDEGVEILCEFLNVDNLLEELNLMCNDITEKGAQFLANSLKNNRNLVILKMTGNPIGSKGGLYFAQALQINDTLEFIDLGECDQDITSCIAFATVLKSNRSMIGINLNRQILWTLQEESTVHFADMLCINKTLKELHLAKCDMRDFGAARLAEALERNDTLELLDISANRVSRDGAILLSRVISINCTLVVLDLAFNRVQCKGAMALANALIYNTHLKVLAVQFCELKGPGLCALAESLITNLTLECIYIWGNEHEESACNAFANLIYINRLLENCTDIKPYIVDGRTCLAFLPHDCTYRQYRFSVPWWKFQAPTDRSIALS; via the exons ATGAAAAGAAATAGTGATGCATCGACAGAATTAAATCTAGAGAATTTAAAAGAATTAGCATCAACTTATGCGGATTGCTTACAAAACAAACCAACACCAGCATCGAGTTTTATAAGCAAAATCATGAGAATGGAATATGAATTAGATAAAAA TGATGACATATTATTCGCAATATATTTGAAACTCTGTGGCAATAACCATCATTTGGATGCTATTCAATTGACTAGTGTTGATCTACCACCATTGTGTATGGCTTTATCCCTTAAACCGTGTATCACAATGTTGGATTTACGCTACAATTTTATTAAAGATGAAGGAGTTGAGATATTATGTGAATTTTTAAAT GTAGATAATCTGTTAGAAGAATTAAATCTAATGTGTAATGACATCACAGAGAAAGGTGCACAGTTTCTTGCTAATTCTTTAAAG aATAACAGAAATTTGGTTATCCTAAAAATGACTGGGAACCCGATTGGTTCTAAAGGAGGCCTATACTTTGCTCAAGCGCTACAAATAAACGATACACTTGAATTTATAGATCTTGGAGAATGTGATCAG gATATAACTAGTTGTATTGCATTTGCTACTGTATTGAAAAGTAACAGGTCAATGATTGGGATCAATTTAAATCGACAGATATTATGGACGTTGCAAGAAGAATCAACTGTACATTTTGCTGATATGCTATGT ATTAATAAAACTTTAAAAGAACTACACTTGGCAAAATGTGATATGCGTGATTTTGGAGCAGCACGTTTAGCTGAAGCTCTGGAACGTAATGATACATTAGAATTATTAGATATAAGCGC CAACCGTGTTTCACGTGATGGAGCCATTTTGTTATCCAGAGTAATTAGCATAAATTGCACATTGGTCGTTTTGGATCTGGCATTCAACCGAGTTCAGTGTAAAGGAGCTATGGCTTTAGCGAATGCATTGATCTATAATACGCATTTAAAAGT tcTTGCAGTACAGTTTTGTGAGTTGAAAGGGCCTGGACTTTGTGCATTGGCTGAATCATTGATTACAAATCTTACTTtggagtgtatttatatttgggGGAATGAACATGAAGAATCAGCGTGTAAT GCATTTGCTAATTTAATCTACATAAATCGTTTATTAGAAAATTGCACTGATATAAAACCTTATATTGTTGATGGTAGAACTTGTTTAGCTTTTTTACCTCATGATTGTACTTATAGACAATATCGATTTTCTGTACCATGGTGGAAATTTCAAGCACCAACTGATCGATCAATTGCACTTTCTTAA